One Marinobacter panjinensis DNA window includes the following coding sequences:
- the dtd gene encoding D-aminoacyl-tRNA deacylase yields MKGLIQRVTHASVTVDKQTVSAIKAGLLLLLGVEKSDSPETAEKLCRKVVNYRVFPDDQGRMNRSLLDTGGSLLVVPQFTLAADTQSGTRPGFSVAASPDHAEAMFQAFLAVSEQHLGSAAVGRGQFGADMKVALENDGPVTFLLEVGGEPG; encoded by the coding sequence ATGAAAGGACTGATACAGCGAGTTACTCACGCCAGCGTTACCGTTGATAAACAGACTGTCTCCGCCATAAAAGCAGGCCTTTTGCTGTTGCTCGGGGTTGAGAAGTCGGATAGTCCGGAAACCGCAGAAAAACTCTGCCGCAAAGTGGTCAATTACCGGGTATTTCCCGATGACCAGGGACGGATGAATCGCAGCCTGCTTGATACAGGTGGCTCCCTCCTCGTTGTACCCCAGTTTACCCTTGCTGCTGATACCCAATCGGGCACTCGCCCCGGATTTTCCGTTGCTGCCTCTCCAGATCACGCCGAAGCTATGTTTCAGGCGTTCCTGGCGGTGTCAGAACAGCATCTGGGAAGTGCTGCTGTTGGTCGTGGGCAGTTTGGTGCCGATATGAAAGTGGCTCTGGAGAATGACGGGCCTGTCACTTTTCTGCTTGAGGTAGGGGGTGAGCCGGGGTGA